One Helianthus annuus cultivar XRQ/B chromosome 7, HanXRQr2.0-SUNRISE, whole genome shotgun sequence genomic region harbors:
- the LOC110866675 gene encoding uncharacterized protein LOC110866675 → MDSALILIVKGVARRFTLLRIVGVKFSRSRTRGNGGYGHQNQNSNNKNNSKGNGGGAKGRTFTLGKGEARNDSNVVIGKSRLNNHFANVLFDSGVVRSFMSESFRKLLDVTHVSLENKYTTELADGKPAVLTHTLNVCRLSLAGHAFEIDLMPTTLGSFDVVTIRIPLSSGETLSIQGDRSGVVTDIISFMQAHKYLRKKNSVAIFTLITEQSTGEKKADDFPIVRDFPDVFPEDLPGRPPHRHVEFEIQLANNAALIARAPYRLAPFELQELSTQLQELLDKGFVTVPDPTLGAEAVNQSDDLGVYSIRSI, encoded by the exons ATGGATAGTGCACTAATACTCATTGTCAAAGGTGTGGCAAGGAGGTTCACTCTGCTAAGGATTGTCGGGGTGAAATTCAGTCGAAGCAGAACTAGG GGAAATGGTGGTTATGGACACCAGAATCAGAACAGCAATAATAAAAACAACAGCAAGGGTAATGGTGGTGGAGCTAAAGGACGCACCTTCACTTTGGGAAAAGGAGAAGCAAGAAACGACTCCAATGTTGTAATCGGTAAGTCTCGGCTAAACAATCATTTTGCaaatgtgttatttgattccggtgtcGTTAGGAGTTTCATGTCAGAGTCGTTTAGGAAACTGTTAGACGTTACCCATGTGTCACTAGAAAACAAGTACACCACAGAGTTAGCCGATGGTAAACCAGCAGTTTTAACTCACACTCTCAACGTGTGCCGGTTATCTCTGGCTGGTCACGCATTTGAGATAGACCTTATGCCAACTAcgttgggtagtttcgacgtcgtg ACTATCCGCATTCCACTTTCTAGTGGCGAAACTCTATCCATTCAGGGCGATAGAAGTGGTGTCGTTACGGACATCATTTCCTTTATGCAAGCCCATAAGTACTTGCGCAAGAAGAATTCAGTAGCCATCTTTACCCTTATCACTGAACAGTCAACGGGTGAGAAGAAGGCCGATGACTTTCCAATCGTACGTGACTTCCCTGACGtttttcctgaagacttgcctggTCGTCCACCACATAGGCACGTCGAATTTGAGATTCAACTGGCGAATAATGCAGCTCTAATCGCTAGAGCTCCTTACCGTCTAGCACCTTTCGAACTGCAAGAGCTATCTACTCAGCTACAGGAGTTATTGGATAAGGGTTTTGTCACAgtccccgaccccaccctgggagccGAAGCCGTGAACCAGTCAGATGATCTCGGTGTTTATTCGATACGCAGCATATaa